One window of Chloroflexota bacterium genomic DNA carries:
- a CDS encoding SpoIIE family protein phosphatase — MNRARRHRDVISISLLLSVITIVMYLGEGRWAAAPALRYLYLIPIAQAAMGFGLMGSMAVAILADLLFAPLVATALAKYGMFGAPTVEIIVTLVLMPVLAYFAGSGWGRLSRQRELYQFLSRMGDLFGRSLPRDQLLAEILQEGGTLIDAQGGEIILLEQGQARIAASWGIEAQATAAYQTSLAAYILKRNEPWSATSLENNSDFQRVGFGQRIDAALAVPLRLEGKPIGLLAFYNRPGGFSKQEQATVEAMGSKVEVVLENFRQVEERSERARLQREFDLAAEVQQRFLPQQLPAISGYEIAGFTQPAREVGGDFFNVLSLPDGRWYIAVGDVSGKGVVGAFFMAIAMSVIDLHLQEGQVTTQLSLANRLNPLFYRRMAQQKINTGLAYALLDAKTGHMQLGNAGLIAPLHVRKNGECDYLDLTGFPLGAVAQAEYNESVLELQAGESLIFISDGVVEAANHDRELFGLNRLRNLISMLSQRPASQLVSEIMNAANRWSDGQYQDDMTVVVLRRI, encoded by the coding sequence ATGAATCGTGCTCGCCGCCATCGCGATGTGATTAGCATCAGCCTGTTGCTCTCGGTCATTACAATTGTGATGTACCTTGGTGAGGGGCGTTGGGCGGCTGCGCCTGCGTTACGCTATCTCTATTTGATTCCAATTGCCCAAGCTGCGATGGGTTTTGGCTTAATGGGCAGCATGGCCGTAGCGATTTTGGCTGATCTGCTGTTTGCGCCGTTGGTTGCCACAGCATTGGCCAAATATGGGATGTTTGGTGCTCCCACGGTTGAAATTATTGTGACCCTGGTTTTGATGCCGGTCTTGGCCTATTTTGCGGGCAGCGGTTGGGGTCGGCTTAGTCGTCAGCGCGAACTTTACCAATTTTTGAGCCGCATGGGCGATTTATTTGGCCGTTCGCTACCCCGCGATCAACTGCTCGCCGAGATTTTGCAAGAGGGCGGCACGCTGATCGATGCTCAGGGCGGTGAGATTATTTTGCTTGAGCAAGGCCAAGCACGAATTGCCGCTAGCTGGGGGATTGAAGCCCAAGCTACTGCCGCCTACCAAACCAGCCTCGCAGCCTATATTTTAAAACGCAATGAGCCATGGTCAGCCACCAGCCTCGAAAATAACAGCGATTTTCAGCGCGTCGGTTTTGGTCAACGGATTGATGCTGCTCTAGCTGTGCCGTTACGCTTAGAAGGCAAGCCGATTGGCCTGTTGGCGTTCTACAATCGGCCTGGTGGGTTCAGCAAACAAGAGCAAGCCACAGTCGAGGCGATGGGCAGCAAAGTCGAAGTTGTGCTCGAGAATTTTCGCCAAGTCGAGGAGCGCTCTGAACGTGCCCGCTTGCAGCGCGAGTTTGATTTGGCGGCTGAGGTGCAGCAACGCTTTTTGCCCCAGCAATTGCCAGCAATCAGCGGCTATGAAATTGCTGGTTTTACCCAGCCAGCCCGTGAAGTTGGCGGCGATTTCTTCAATGTGCTCAGTTTGCCTGATGGCCGTTGGTATATTGCGGTTGGCGATGTGTCGGGCAAGGGCGTGGTTGGGGCATTTTTCATGGCCATCGCCATGAGCGTAATCGATTTACATTTGCAAGAGGGTCAAGTAACCACCCAACTAAGCCTAGCCAATCGGCTTAATCCGTTGTTTTATCGGCGTATGGCCCAACAAAAAATCAATACCGGTTTGGCCTATGCCTTGCTTGATGCTAAAACTGGCCATATGCAGTTGGGCAACGCTGGCTTGATTGCGCCGTTGCATGTGCGCAAAAATGGCGAATGCGATTATCTCGATTTGACAGGCTTTCCTTTGGGCGCGGTGGCGCAAGCTGAATATAACGAATCGGTGCTAGAGCTTCAGGCTGGTGAAAGTTTGATTTTTATCAGCGATGGCGTGGTCGAAGCTGCCAACCATGATCGCGAATTATTTGGCTTGAATCGGCTGCGCAACTTGATTAGTATGCTCAGCCAACGTCCGGCCTCGCAGTTGGTGAGCGAAATTATGAACGCCGCCAATCGCTGGAGCGACGGCCAATACCAAGATGATATGACCGTCGTCGTGCTCCGCCGGATCTAA
- a CDS encoding DUF4230 domain-containing protein yields MRIRTMLMLVLVLALIGTVGYAFLSPSLGFDGLMAQPTSTIKPGMTVLQAIKRQAKLSTLAMSFTKDTTIIREHGLLGACTEEITYLGYFNVQAGIDLSKISEERLIVSNDGYPDQATVEIVLPDAELLSNELDTQNSRIIAQDTPKWLPGCSHEIADMTVEAQNTLREQVRQDALEKGILSQSQQQASEELGRLLTDVGYKNITIRASNGSVLYSTKSQ; encoded by the coding sequence ATGCGAATTCGAACGATGCTTATGCTGGTGTTGGTGTTGGCACTAATCGGAACAGTTGGCTATGCGTTTTTATCACCATCGCTCGGTTTTGACGGATTGATGGCCCAACCAACCTCGACAATCAAACCAGGTATGACGGTACTCCAAGCGATCAAACGCCAAGCCAAGCTTTCAACCCTCGCGATGAGTTTCACCAAAGATACAACGATTATTCGCGAACATGGCTTGCTAGGGGCATGCACCGAAGAAATTACCTATTTGGGCTATTTTAATGTCCAAGCGGGCATTGATTTGAGCAAAATTAGCGAAGAACGTTTGATTGTGAGCAATGATGGCTACCCCGACCAAGCCACAGTTGAAATTGTGTTGCCCGATGCTGAATTGCTGAGCAACGAGCTTGATACCCAAAACAGCCGAATTATTGCCCAAGATACGCCCAAATGGTTGCCAGGCTGTTCGCATGAAATTGCCGATATGACGGTTGAAGCACAAAACACTTTGCGCGAACAAGTGCGCCAAGATGCGCTTGAAAAAGGCATTCTCTCACAATCGCAGCAACAAGCCAGCGAAGAGCTTGGGCGTTTGTTAACTGATGTTGGCTATAAAAATATTACGATTCGCGCCTCGAATGGCTCCGTACTCTATTCAACAAAATCGCAATAA
- a CDS encoding mechanosensitive ion channel family protein has protein sequence MDWNLWSEQAQDFAIRVLPRILAAIVVLLTLRYGIRLANSATNRVLKRVELPSEAENLILRLVRILVIVAGLVIVLLVMGWGQLALSFVAGLGVSGLIIGFALQDITKNLAAGILLLFQRPFRVGDRILVGNDEGTVTDIAIRATTMRTADGREVMVPNATIYTGTITNLTRYVQRRHSVELTLKRDVDSAPVVQGLAEIARTTEHVLEKPAAEVLITAVKADGLIVETRFWLPSKGVDSNVVRSNLAGRLRAKALAEDWLA, from the coding sequence ATGGATTGGAATCTGTGGTCGGAACAAGCGCAGGATTTTGCAATTCGGGTGCTGCCCCGCATTTTAGCGGCAATTGTAGTTTTGCTCACCTTACGCTATGGCATTCGATTAGCCAATAGCGCAACCAATCGCGTATTAAAGCGGGTAGAATTACCCAGCGAAGCTGAAAACTTGATTCTGCGCTTGGTGCGAATTTTGGTGATCGTGGCTGGTTTGGTGATTGTGCTGCTGGTGATGGGCTGGGGCCAACTGGCGCTTTCGTTTGTGGCAGGCCTAGGCGTAAGCGGCTTGATCATCGGTTTTGCCTTGCAAGACATCACCAAAAACTTGGCCGCTGGGATTTTATTGCTGTTTCAGCGCCCGTTTCGGGTGGGTGATCGCATTTTAGTGGGCAACGACGAAGGCACAGTCACCGATATTGCAATCCGCGCTACCACCATGCGCACTGCCGATGGGCGCGAGGTAATGGTTCCGAATGCCACGATTTACACTGGTACAATTACCAATTTAACTCGATATGTGCAGCGTCGCCATAGTGTTGAGTTGACCCTCAAACGCGATGTGGATTCTGCCCCAGTTGTACAGGGCTTAGCTGAAATAGCTAGAACAACCGAGCATGTGCTCGAAAAACCTGCTGCCGAAGTGCTGATTACCGCAGTTAAAGCTGATGGCCTGATTGTGGAAACCCGTTTTTGGTTGCCATCCAAAGGCGTGGATAGTAATGTGGTGCGCTCAAATTTGGCTGGTCGCTTGCGAGCCAAAGCGCTAGCCGAGGATTGGCTGGCATGA
- a CDS encoding ATP-binding protein: MSTGTFQVDFEHLIRLLAENLYSDPHVAIRELIQNASDSCVRRLAQQGIFQPAIHVRIDPTKRLLVVEDNGTGMARDDVVRYLATIGASQTRQIKFSTADQNAAQMLIGQFGIGFLSTFVIGHQVTVDTLAEGSEQAVLWRSQGSADYSLELGTRQQIGTTVTIELEPAFYNLLDETTLRATIIRYADFIQFPVYLGDDARPINRMHAPWHLDASEHEYIDYVKHRYGVVPLAVEPIAIKQQQAECVGVLAIMPLQANLAIRPRSLDVFQRRMYVCQDLQLLPDWATFICGIIDAPLLELVASREGFMIERPNYRALREALVEAVRSFLIRLAQREPATFVQVVKQYNSGIKQAAVNDSQFFAAVADLLSFESDIGPITLTRYLERIPVRGADERTIFYVLNDLPPSAQQRAIVGARGVPVLHINSIEEKFLKKYCSLRHGVSFQPLTAGIAELIEAESDQQWRKLEQHCEQLGMQVYAVRFEPSHLMALAMRSSDYKREQVVDSLLKGSGSLLSFVQSVGRNRSDDYVLCVNTLNPLIQQLRDGQPNDPTWATVIRALWGYALLSSGVELTPELGEAVQKAQTSLLELALAQR, encoded by the coding sequence ATGAGTACTGGAACATTTCAAGTTGATTTTGAACATCTGATTCGTTTGCTGGCCGAAAATTTGTATAGCGACCCACACGTTGCGATTCGTGAGTTGATTCAGAATGCTAGCGATTCGTGTGTGCGGCGGTTGGCTCAGCAAGGCATTTTTCAGCCAGCAATTCATGTGCGCATCGACCCAACCAAGCGTTTATTGGTGGTGGAAGATAATGGCACAGGTATGGCTCGCGATGATGTGGTGCGCTATTTGGCAACGATTGGCGCTAGCCAAACTCGCCAAATCAAATTTTCAACCGCCGATCAAAATGCTGCGCAGATGTTGATTGGTCAATTTGGGATTGGCTTTCTCTCCACCTTTGTGATTGGTCATCAAGTAACCGTCGATACCTTGGCCGAAGGCAGCGAGCAAGCAGTTTTGTGGCGTTCGCAGGGTAGCGCCGATTATAGCCTTGAATTGGGCACCCGCCAGCAGATTGGCACAACCGTCACAATTGAGTTAGAGCCAGCTTTTTATAATTTGCTCGATGAAACGACGCTCCGCGCAACGATTATTCGCTATGCCGATTTTATTCAATTTCCGGTCTATCTCGGCGACGACGCTCGCCCGATCAACCGCATGCATGCTCCTTGGCATTTGGATGCTTCGGAACACGAATACATCGACTACGTGAAGCATCGGTATGGGGTTGTGCCTTTGGCGGTCGAGCCAATCGCGATCAAACAGCAGCAAGCTGAATGCGTTGGGGTTTTGGCAATTATGCCCTTGCAGGCCAATTTAGCCATTCGCCCGCGCAGCCTTGATGTATTTCAGCGACGGATGTATGTTTGCCAAGATTTGCAATTGCTGCCCGATTGGGCGACGTTTATCTGTGGGATTATTGATGCACCATTGCTCGAGTTAGTTGCCAGCCGCGAAGGTTTTATGATCGAGCGCCCTAACTATCGGGCTTTGCGCGAAGCTTTGGTTGAGGCGGTGCGCTCATTCTTAATTCGCTTGGCTCAGCGCGAACCAGCCACCTTTGTGCAAGTGGTCAAACAATATAATAGTGGCATCAAACAGGCAGCGGTCAATGATAGTCAGTTTTTTGCTGCGGTCGCCGATTTGCTCAGCTTCGAGAGCGATATTGGCCCAATTACGTTAACGCGCTATCTTGAGCGAATTCCAGTGCGCGGGGCCGACGAGCGCACAATTTTTTATGTGCTGAATGATTTACCACCAAGTGCTCAGCAACGGGCAATTGTTGGGGCGCGTGGTGTACCAGTTCTCCATATCAATTCAATCGAAGAAAAATTTTTGAAGAAATATTGTAGCTTGCGCCATGGCGTGAGCTTTCAGCCACTTACCGCTGGGATTGCCGAGTTGATCGAAGCCGAAAGCGACCAGCAATGGCGAAAATTAGAACAACACTGTGAACAATTGGGCATGCAAGTCTATGCGGTGCGCTTTGAACCAAGCCATTTGATGGCCTTAGCCATGCGCTCCAGCGACTACAAACGTGAACAAGTTGTGGATAGCCTGTTGAAAGGTAGTGGAAGTTTGCTCAGTTTTGTGCAATCGGTCGGGCGAAATCGTAGCGATGATTATGTATTATGTGTCAACACGCTCAATCCATTAATTCAACAATTGCGCGATGGTCAACCCAACGATCCAACTTGGGCAACGGTTATCCGAGCCTTGTGGGGCTATGCCTTGCTTTCCAGTGGGGTCGAACTCACACCCGAACTGGGTGAGGCAGTGCAAAAAGCTCAAACTTCGCTGCTCGAACTGGCGCTGGCTCAACGCTAA
- the pxpA gene encoding 5-oxoprolinase subunit PxpA: protein MIIDLNADLGEGSDFDAALMPLLSSCNIACGGHAGDQASMRTALNLAQQHNVCVGAHPSYPDREQFGRVGIELEPSQLQASLIGQITQLQRLASEQGTKVRYVKPHGALYNQAAIDSDLAQLLITTIQQIDPSLALMGLAGSSLLEQAAAAGLGTIAEGFIDRAYEIDGRLRSRSLAGAVHHEPNVALQQALALAKGMPFPSYTKLPIKLTVQSLCLHSDTPQALAFAQAVRTALVAEAITIQAAC, encoded by the coding sequence ATGATCATCGATCTCAATGCCGATTTGGGCGAAGGTAGCGATTTTGATGCTGCATTAATGCCGTTGCTTTCGTCGTGCAATATTGCTTGTGGCGGCCATGCTGGCGATCAAGCAAGCATGCGAACGGCCTTGAATTTGGCTCAGCAACACAACGTTTGTGTCGGAGCACACCCCAGCTACCCTGATCGGGAGCAATTTGGGCGGGTGGGGATTGAACTTGAGCCAAGCCAACTGCAAGCTAGCTTGATCGGGCAAATTACACAGTTACAACGTTTGGCGAGCGAGCAAGGGACTAAGGTACGCTATGTTAAACCCCATGGAGCTTTATATAATCAGGCTGCGATTGATTCTGATTTAGCGCAACTGCTGATTACAACGATTCAACAGATCGATCCAAGCCTTGCACTGATGGGTTTGGCGGGTAGCTCGTTGCTCGAACAAGCGGCAGCGGCGGGCTTGGGCACAATCGCCGAAGGCTTTATCGACCGAGCTTACGAAATTGATGGTCGCTTGCGGTCGCGCAGCTTGGCTGGAGCTGTGCATCATGAGCCGAATGTGGCACTCCAACAGGCTTTAGCGCTTGCCAAAGGCATGCCATTTCCAAGTTATACTAAACTACCAATTAAGTTAACCGTGCAAAGTTTGTGTTTGCATAGCGATACCCCGCAAGCACTGGCTTTTGCTCAAGCCGTTCGTACTGCGCTAGTAGCTGAAGCTATTACGATTCAGGCGGCCTGCTGA
- a CDS encoding SH3 domain-containing protein, with the protein MQDAKSSNDLIQEDHDLQDFQQRAVNNENSLLRTTSLRQRVNARSVSALRAVPSYLRKAPRRYLLHLMVLSLLPVGLVVNKDATKPQVDTALLVSASPTAERQVRPALGLMTMTHRNEPAPLTALNDSEATPDPGVGDGPISSPDFDDSLVIPVGRPVNNNPTYPESVVSADIANLRNGPSTEFDRLDKLEPGTKVTVMARHADWVQVRTEGGQEGWLAADLLDLEQSVIDALPDAQNIPTPPPAKVGKITQDNLNLRDGPGTDYISMKKLGIDSQVSLLARYQGWYQIETGEGNVGWVSAEFLNLEAGVAERIAEAESIPSANPDLVGWATDEGINLRSGPSTKFDSLGKLSKGAELTLLARYKEWVKVQTAKGTKGWISQDLVDVSNFVFRRVPFTTNVPSLPVAPAAPKKSTPSQPAGGGGGGGGTASGDVASMAWAYVGYNYRWGGESPSSGFDCSGLTKYLYRQVGVSLPHSAAGQYSSAYGTFIGSMSNLQPGDLLFYAGTAGPGITHVGIYVGGGVMVNAMTPASGVGAVSIYSSYWLNHYYGALRPYR; encoded by the coding sequence ATGCAAGATGCTAAGTCCTCGAATGATCTGATCCAAGAAGATCATGATCTCCAAGACTTCCAGCAGCGGGCTGTGAACAACGAAAATTCGCTTTTACGAACGACCAGTTTACGCCAGCGCGTTAACGCCCGTTCTGTTTCTGCACTTCGTGCGGTTCCATCGTACCTGCGCAAAGCTCCACGGCGCTACCTACTCCATCTTATGGTGCTTTCGCTCTTACCAGTTGGTTTAGTTGTCAACAAAGATGCCACTAAACCTCAGGTAGATACTGCACTCTTGGTCAGCGCATCGCCAACCGCTGAACGCCAAGTTCGGCCAGCACTCGGCTTGATGACCATGACCCACCGCAACGAACCAGCTCCGTTGACTGCTCTCAATGATTCAGAAGCTACGCCTGACCCAGGTGTTGGTGATGGGCCAATTAGCAGCCCCGATTTTGATGATTCGTTGGTGATTCCAGTAGGCCGCCCAGTTAATAACAACCCGACCTATCCCGAATCAGTGGTGAGCGCCGATATTGCCAACTTGCGCAACGGCCCAAGCACTGAATTCGATCGTCTTGATAAATTAGAACCAGGCACCAAGGTAACCGTTATGGCTCGCCACGCCGATTGGGTGCAAGTGCGCACCGAGGGCGGCCAAGAAGGTTGGCTCGCCGCTGATTTGCTCGATTTAGAGCAATCGGTGATCGATGCCCTGCCTGATGCCCAAAATATTCCAACCCCACCACCAGCCAAAGTGGGCAAAATCACCCAAGATAATTTGAACTTGCGTGATGGCCCTGGTACTGACTACATCAGCATGAAAAAGCTGGGGATTGATAGCCAAGTTTCATTATTGGCTCGCTATCAAGGCTGGTATCAAATTGAAACTGGCGAAGGCAATGTGGGTTGGGTTTCAGCCGAATTCTTGAATCTTGAAGCTGGCGTTGCCGAACGGATCGCCGAAGCTGAATCGATTCCATCAGCTAACCCCGATTTGGTCGGTTGGGCAACTGATGAAGGCATCAACTTGCGCTCTGGCCCAAGCACCAAATTCGATTCATTGGGCAAACTGAGCAAAGGCGCTGAATTAACCTTATTGGCTCGTTACAAAGAATGGGTCAAGGTTCAAACCGCCAAAGGCACCAAAGGCTGGATCTCACAAGATCTCGTTGATGTAAGCAACTTTGTGTTCCGCCGTGTGCCGTTCACAACCAATGTGCCTTCATTACCAGTTGCGCCTGCTGCACCCAAAAAGAGTACTCCTAGCCAACCTGCTGGTGGCGGTGGCGGCGGTGGTGGTACTGCTAGCGGCGACGTTGCTTCGATGGCTTGGGCCTATGTTGGCTACAACTATCGCTGGGGCGGCGAAAGCCCAAGCAGCGGCTTCGATTGCAGCGGCTTGACCAAGTATTTGTATCGCCAAGTTGGAGTGAGCTTGCCCCACAGTGCTGCTGGCCAATATAGCAGCGCTTATGGCACCTTCATCGGAAGCATGAGCAACTTGCAACCAGGCGACTTGCTGTTTTATGCTGGCACTGCTGGCCCGGGCATCACCCACGTAGGCATCTATGTTGGCGGCGGTGTGATGGTCAATGCGATGACTCCCGCCTCGGGGGTTGGTGCAGTCAGCATCTATAGCAGCTACTGGCTCAATCACTATTACGGCGCGTTGCGGCCTTATCGCTAG
- a CDS encoding adenine phosphoribosyltransferase gives MSLDLTQFVRNIPDFPIPGVQFKDITPLLGNAQAFDAAIEQFAQRYANQQLQAIVGIESRGFIFGAPLALRLGIGFVPIRKPGKLPAQTIGVDYSLEYGTNRLEIHNDALQAGDRVVVVDDLLATGGTVVAACDLLNQLGAEVVEAAFLIELTFLGGREKLGDRPFYAQIQY, from the coding sequence ATGAGCCTCGATTTAACCCAGTTTGTTCGCAATATCCCCGATTTTCCAATTCCTGGGGTTCAGTTTAAAGATATTACGCCGTTGTTGGGCAATGCTCAAGCTTTCGATGCAGCGATTGAGCAATTCGCTCAGCGCTATGCTAACCAACAATTACAAGCGATTGTCGGGATTGAATCACGTGGTTTTATTTTTGGTGCGCCTTTGGCATTACGTTTGGGGATTGGCTTTGTGCCAATTCGTAAACCAGGCAAATTGCCAGCCCAAACCATCGGCGTAGATTATAGCTTGGAATATGGCACCAATCGCTTGGAAATTCATAACGATGCCTTGCAAGCTGGCGATCGGGTTGTGGTTGTCGATGATCTCTTGGCAACTGGGGGAACCGTGGTCGCGGCCTGCGATTTGCTCAACCAACTCGGGGCTGAGGTGGTTGAGGCAGCTTTTTTAATTGAATTGACCTTTTTAGGTGGGCGCGAAAAACTTGGCGATCGGCCATTTTACGCCCAAATTCAATACTAA
- a CDS encoding ATP-binding protein: MQRPYGIRQGQMTINVPGVIRTLGESLYADPHVAIRELLQNAHDTCLVRQADDPNAPLPEIHVRYDPFGRSLTIEDNGAGMTEAEVEQFLSVIGASNTDAVRSRLEAIGERSLAERLIGRFGLGMLAAFIIGERIEFVTRSFRSEGESAVWWECSGEQSYRMGQTTRPTAGTTVTVAIKPSQVHLLREDELSRLIRLFADLLSVPIYLDPSPRPVNVMQAPWHSEASESEYIRYLNELYPSESVLAVIPLNIEEDDGAFKLGGVLFIPKQLYLNVREHGDLIIYVRRMFVCRGERSLLPEWAKFVKGVVESPNLRETTSREALRRDEYFERVQHTLGQVILNYLEQLALNDQRLFREVVTQHNRVIKSWALISDELFIRIKDIVLFDTDAGRMNLPRYFEQSQLSRSGTNNDDPHQRLLFYFTTPGGIGQHAVLFAAKGLRVIDGQYFPDEPFLRRYAELTPNIGLRRLDVGGDFIFEAMPNKDERWLELEERYAEMGVEAQVAQYLPESIPAVLIFSENSETNEQVDTLLADPNLSPSIKQLLRAMVDERKAERKHIASKGMLYLNARNPVINQVAQLNQYADPQMRDVLIFLYNNALMLSAQGAQRIVKPEHAKQIFDANNRVASALMNAITGTTNAVDVPQVTVAPYALLINTLGNNQVNQELRYVLESAPFFLRIVGIDAAVSLTEHSLQSIKHAACIVIDASEPAQASLLALGAVWAIAPQVPIIALRSAETEPLAIPAIDVVYDLGVRGEALQRALQELNLAQAARRLTAADFLRYEFVSERLAQALAEQFSSIDQLLRADPAEVSNLLGVRLAPLGLIEELQRALEEDRGH, encoded by the coding sequence ATGCAACGACCATATGGAATTCGCCAAGGTCAAATGACGATTAATGTGCCTGGAGTGATTCGGACGCTGGGCGAAAGTTTATATGCCGATCCGCATGTGGCGATTCGCGAATTGCTACAAAATGCTCACGATACCTGCCTTGTGCGCCAAGCCGATGATCCGAATGCTCCATTGCCCGAAATTCATGTGCGTTATGATCCCTTTGGCCGCAGCTTGACGATCGAAGATAACGGCGCAGGTATGACCGAAGCCGAAGTTGAGCAATTTCTCTCAGTAATTGGGGCCAGCAACACCGATGCTGTGCGTTCGCGACTTGAGGCGATCGGTGAGCGCAGCTTGGCCGAACGCTTGATCGGTCGCTTTGGCTTGGGCATGCTGGCAGCCTTTATCATCGGCGAACGGATTGAATTTGTTACCCGTTCGTTTCGCAGCGAAGGCGAATCAGCAGTTTGGTGGGAATGTAGCGGCGAGCAATCTTACCGGATGGGTCAAACCACCCGCCCGACGGCTGGCACAACCGTCACCGTGGCGATCAAGCCAAGCCAAGTACATTTGCTGCGTGAAGATGAGCTGAGTCGTTTGATTCGGCTGTTTGCTGATTTGCTGAGTGTGCCGATTTACCTTGACCCTTCGCCACGCCCAGTCAATGTGATGCAAGCGCCATGGCATAGCGAAGCGAGTGAAAGCGAGTATATTCGCTATTTGAACGAGCTATATCCTAGTGAATCAGTATTGGCGGTGATTCCGCTAAATATTGAGGAAGATGACGGCGCGTTTAAACTCGGTGGCGTGCTGTTTATTCCCAAGCAGTTGTATTTGAATGTCCGTGAACATGGCGATTTGATTATCTATGTGCGGCGGATGTTTGTCTGTCGCGGTGAGCGTAGCCTACTGCCAGAGTGGGCTAAATTCGTTAAGGGTGTGGTTGAAAGCCCCAATTTACGCGAAACAACCTCACGCGAGGCTTTGCGTCGCGATGAATATTTCGAGCGAGTCCAACACACCCTAGGGCAAGTTATTTTAAATTATCTTGAACAACTGGCGCTCAATGATCAGCGTTTATTCCGCGAGGTTGTTACTCAACACAACCGCGTAATCAAATCGTGGGCGTTAATTTCCGATGAATTGTTTATTCGGATCAAAGATATTGTGTTGTTTGATACCGATGCAGGGCGCATGAATTTGCCACGTTATTTTGAGCAATCGCAGCTTTCGCGTAGTGGCACCAACAACGACGACCCACATCAACGCTTGTTATTCTATTTCACCACCCCAGGCGGGATTGGACAACATGCGGTGTTGTTTGCGGCCAAGGGCTTGCGGGTGATTGACGGCCAATATTTCCCCGATGAGCCATTTTTGCGCCGTTACGCTGAATTAACCCCCAACATTGGCCTACGCCGTTTGGATGTTGGCGGCGATTTCATTTTCGAAGCCATGCCCAACAAAGATGAACGGTGGTTGGAGCTTGAGGAGCGCTACGCCGAAATGGGTGTTGAAGCCCAAGTTGCCCAATATTTGCCCGAATCGATTCCAGCGGTGTTGATCTTTTCTGAGAATTCCGAAACGAACGAACAAGTTGACACCCTGCTGGCCGACCCAAATTTGAGCCCATCGATTAAGCAATTGCTACGAGCAATGGTTGATGAGCGCAAAGCCGAGCGCAAACATATCGCCAGCAAAGGCATGCTTTATTTGAATGCCCGCAATCCAGTGATTAACCAAGTCGCGCAATTAAACCAGTATGCTGACCCGCAAATGCGCGATGTTTTGATTTTTCTCTATAACAATGCACTGATGTTAAGTGCCCAAGGTGCGCAGCGGATCGTCAAGCCTGAGCATGCCAAGCAAATTTTCGATGCCAACAACCGGGTTGCCAGCGCCTTGATGAATGCAATCACTGGCACAACCAATGCGGTTGATGTACCACAAGTTACCGTTGCCCCATACGCCCTGTTGATCAACACCTTGGGCAATAACCAAGTTAACCAAGAATTACGCTATGTGCTGGAAAGCGCACCCTTCTTTTTGCGGATTGTTGGGATTGACGCAGCAGTTTCGTTGACTGAACATAGTTTGCAGAGCATCAAACATGCGGCCTGTATTGTGATTGATGCGAGTGAGCCAGCTCAGGCTAGTTTGTTGGCGTTGGGAGCTGTGTGGGCGATTGCGCCGCAGGTGCCAATTATCGCCTTGCGTTCAGCTGAAACCGAGCCATTGGCGATTCCGGCAATTGATGTGGTGTATGATTTGGGTGTGCGGGGCGAGGCATTACAGCGGGCATTGCAGGAACTAAATCTTGCTCAAGCCGCTCGTCGCCTAACTGCCGCCGATTTTCTGCGCTACGAATTTGTCAGTGAACGCTTGGCTCAAGCCTTAGCCGAACAATTTAGTAGCATCGATCAATTGCTCCGTGCCGATCCAGCTGAGGTCAGCAATTTGTTGGGAGTTCGTTTAGCGCCTTTGGGCTTGATTGAGGAATTACAACGAGCTTTAGAAGAAGATCGCGGACATTAG